The window CCTACCTAAGAGGTTACGGTACAACGAAGTTTCTTTCTGCAACTACTCCCCGCAACGGACAACAAGCAGCAGTTGCGGTAGATATTGTGGCCTTTATGGATGCTTTGAAAATTAAAAAAGCCATTTTGGGTGGTTACGACTGGGGAGCTCGTACAGCCGATATCATTGCAGCCATCTGGCCTGAACGTGTTAAAGGATTGGTTTCGGTAAGTGGTTATTTAATTGGTAGCCAGGCTGGAAATTTGGCTCCTTTGCCACCAAAAGCTGAGCTGGCCTGGTGGTATCAATTCTATTTTGCAACGGCACGAGGTGCGGCGGGTTATGCAGCCAATACCAAAGCCTTTAATAAACAAATCTGGCAGCTGGCCTCACCAAAATGGAGCTTTAGCGATGCAACCTATGCGGAATCGGCCAAAGGGTTCGATAATCCTGACCACGTACAGGTGGTGATCGATAACTACCGTTGGAGATTGGGCTTAAGTAAAGGAGAAACTAAATACGGTGTACTTGAAAAGAAACTGGCTACCTCACCTACTATTTCGGTCCCCACAGTAACCCTTGAGGGAGATGCCAACGGGGCGCCGCATCCAGATCCGGCACAATACGCTAGTAAATTTACAGGCAAATATGTGCACCATACCATTAGCGGTGGCATTGGGCATGTGCTTCCTCAGGAGGCGCCACAGGCTTTTGTCGATGCCATTATTGAGGTTGCAAATCTGGCCCGCTAAGCATCCCTTCATCCTTAATTATCCGCGATGGATAAAAATCAGATCCACAATCATTGCTTTTCGGGCAGTAATAAGTTCATCAAAAGCATTATCTGTGAGTTGAAATAACTGCTTGTACAAAGGAGCCATAATGAGGGGATAAGATAATAGCGAAAAAAGGTTCATCAGGAATTGGTAGGGAGGCATCGTTTTAACATTGCCCGAGTCCATTTCTTGTTGCACTTCGTTTAAAAAGCTTTCAACAGGACCTGAATCGATATTTCCAACCAGTTGCTTTCCGAGTGTGTTGATTTCGGTTACGAGAAAAGTTTCCTGATAGGGGAAAGCCATCA is drawn from Pedobacter sp. HDW13 and contains these coding sequences:
- a CDS encoding alpha/beta fold hydrolase, giving the protein MNELSIKKQIGLWGKITMYFVVFLLSGLGAAQATEINLTDSNTLVSKPLVALKHIKAGVLDVGYAEAGLADGETVILLHGWPYDIDSYSEVTGILVAKGYHVLVPYLRGYGTTKFLSATTPRNGQQAAVAVDIVAFMDALKIKKAILGGYDWGARTADIIAAIWPERVKGLVSVSGYLIGSQAGNLAPLPPKAELAWWYQFYFATARGAAGYAANTKAFNKQIWQLASPKWSFSDATYAESAKGFDNPDHVQVVIDNYRWRLGLSKGETKYGVLEKKLATSPTISVPTVTLEGDANGAPHPDPAQYASKFTGKYVHHTISGGIGHVLPQEAPQAFVDAIIEVANLAR
- a CDS encoding TetR/AcrR family transcriptional regulator is translated as MPLKNTGTEQLIKDTAKRLIFAEGKLHATTQEIADAAGVNRTALHYYFRSRDLLIAAVFQEAMQGLSERLNACMASAKPFRQKVEFLIEVFLKDMMAFPYQETFLVTEINTLGKQLVGNIDSGPVESFLNEVQQEMDSGNVKTMPPYQFLMNLFSLLSYPLIMAPLYKQLFQLTDNAFDELITARKAMIVDLIFIHRG